The nucleotide window TCAGCGACTGGAGCGTGAGCGCCTGCTTCATTCTCGTGAAGTTCAATTAGCGCGCGCTATTGAAGAAATCAGAAAAGTCTCTGCTGCCAGAGTGTTACTTGCGGTACCCAAAGAAAATGTCTTTGCTCGTCGCGAAAAGCAACCTAAAGCCTCGGTCATGCTGAATGTTCGTGGCGGAAGCTCGCTCAGTGAAGAAGAAGTGGCGTCAATTGTGGATATGGTCGCGTCGTCCGTTACCGGTCTGAATACCGAGAATGTAACCGTAACTGACCAGGCCGGACGCTTGCTCAACTCTGGTTCACAAAGCGCGTTGGCGGCGAAAAGCTCGCGTGAGTATCAAATTGAACAAAAACGCGAACAAGAATATCTCGAAAAAATCGATAGTATTTTGATTCCTGTGCTGGGTTATGACAATTATACGGCACAGGTTGATGTGACCATGGACTTTACTCAACGTGAAGAAACCCAACGACAGTTTAATCCTGATATGCCAGCCATTCGCAGCGAAATGACGGTTGAAAACCGCTCGATGGGTAGTGCAATTGGCGGTATTCCGGGCGCGTTAACAAATCAACCTCCACTGGATTCAGACATTCCTGAAGAAGCCGGAGCGGGAAATGCCGGCGGCGGTGCTACGGGCAGTACTCATCGTGAAGCAACCCGTAATTATGAGCTTGATAATTCAGTCACTTATACACGAAGCCAAACCGGCACTATTAAGCGCTTGAGTGTTTCTGTTGCGGTGAACCATGAAGCAATAACCAACGAAGCGGGCGAAGGTGAAACGCAATCGCGTAGCGTGGAAGAAATCGCAAATATTCGCCGTTTGCTGCAAGGTGGGTTAGGCTTTGATATTAATCGTGGTGACAGCATTGAAGTTGTATCAGTGCCGTTCGCGCAGTTGCCTGACTTAGGTGCTGGCGAGACGCCTGTGTGGGAAGAGCCATGGTTCTGGCGAGCTTTCCGCCTGGTGATGGGGGCACTGGTTATTATCGTATTACTGCTGGCGGTGGTTCGTCCAATGCTGAAGAAACTGATGAATCCGGAATCGGGTGTCGAGGACGATGCTGATGCGTTTTCCGATGAGGAATCGATGGGCGATGAAACCATTGATCTGTTATCCTCTCAGTTTGATGAGAGTGCAGTTGGGTTTGGGGCTGACGGTAGCCTGCAATTACCGGACTTGCACAAAGATGAAGACTTGCTGAAAGCTGTTCGCGCGTTGGTTGCCAACGAACCAGAACTGTCCTCACAAGTGGTTAAAGCGTGGTTAAACGAAGATGGCTGATCAAGATATAAGAACTGAAGGTGGCAATGTCGGTTTTGAGGTCGATACCCTTGAAGGCGTTGAGAAAGCCGCAATTTTGCTGTTGAGCTTATCGGAAGAAGATGCGGCTCAGATTCTGAAACACCTGGAACCTAAGCAGGTGCAGAAAGTTGGTATGGCTATGTCGAGCCTGGAAGACTTTAATCAGGAAAAAGTAAACGCTGTGCATCAGTTGTTTCTCGAAGATATTCAGAAGTTCACCAATATTGGCTTCAAGAGTGAAGAGTTCGTGCGTAAGGCACTGACTTCTGCTTTGGGTGAAGACAAAGCAGGTAACCTGATTGAGCAAATCGTTATGGGCGGTGGCTCGAAAGGTCTTGATTCACTTAAGTGGATGGACTCTAAACAGGTAGCCACTATTATTCGCAACGAACACCCGCAGATTCAGACCATTGTTCTTTCTTACCTTGATCCCGAGCAAAGTGCCGAAATTATGGCGCAGTTCCCGGACAAAGTCCGTCTGGAGCTAATGATGCGAATAGCCAACTTAGAAGAAGTCCAGCCTGCAGCCTTGCAGGAGCTGAACGAAATTATGGAAAAACAATTTGCTGGTCAGGCTGGTGCTCAGGCGGCGAAGATGGGCGGCCTGAAAGCGGCAGCCAATATCATGAACTATCTGGATACCAACATAGAAGGTCAGTTGATGGACTCTATTCGCGAGCAGGACGAAGAGATGAGTCAGAGTATCCAGGACTTGATGTTTGTGTTCGAAAACCTGGTGGAAGTCGACGACCGTGGTGTTCAGGCCTTGCTGCGTGAAGTTGAAGGTGAAACGTTGCAAAAAGCGATGAAAGGTGCAGACGAAGCGGTTCAGGAGAAAATATTCAAGAACATGTCGAAACGTGCCGGCGATATGCTGCGTGATGACCTTGAAGCCATGGGACCGATTCGTATTAGTGATGTAGAAGCCGCTCAGAAAGATATTCTGGCAGCAGCGCGCCGTTTAGCTGACGCAGGTGAAATTATGCTTGGCGGCGGTGGCGGTGATGAATTCTTATAAAGGTTTAACGCACAATGACGGATGATAAAGACGCGACCCAGCTTTGGGATTTACCTGACATGACGTCGGAAGAGTTCAAGCAGGGCTCTGAGGTAAATGCGTTAAACAAACCCCGGCGCTGGCAATATGAACCGCCGGAAGCGGACAACGAGCAGGAAGAAGAGCTTAAGCCTCTGACTGCAGAGCAATTGGAAGAAATTCGTCAGGCGGCACGCGAAGAAGGCCACAAAGAAGGTTTTGACGAAGGCCGTAATGAAGGCCTTAAGAAAGGCTATGATGAAGGCTACGAGGCAGGAAAAAAAGACGGTTTTGAAGCGGGGGAACAGCAGGGTATAGAAGCCGGAAAAGAGGCTATGCAGGAGCAACAGCAACAGCTAGATGTTTTGCTGCAGAGTTTATCTCACCCCAATGAACGTATCACCGAAGCGGTTCAGGACGAGCTGATTGATATGGTCACTGAGCTGGCCCGGGTTATTTGTCTCGATGTTGCAGCTAATTCAGAAGAACTCATTGTCAAAGCCGTGCGCGAAGCTATCGCGGTTTTACCGGTCACAGATCAGCGGGTCATTATTCACCTGAATGAAGAAGACTTAGCGATTTTGCAAAGCACGTTCAGCGAAGACGAGCTGAAGGAAAAAGGCTGGCTGCTAAATAAAGACGATTTACTGGAACGCGGCGGTTGTCGGGTTACCACAGAGAGCTCCACCATAGATTACACCCTGACCAGCCGTATGGAAGATGTGTTCTCCAAATTAAAAGGTTAAAACCCATGAGCGCTTCTGAGCAGTTAGTGAAACAACTACGCAAGAAACGTGAGCGTATCCAAAAGCCATCAGTGGCCGTGTCGGGGTATCTCACCCGCGTCGTTGGTTTAATGTTTGAAGCTGTTGGCTGCCGTGCACCGGTGGGTTCAAGTGTGGCGGTTGAGGCCGACAGTGGGGACATTGAAGCCGAAGTGGTGGGGTTTGAAGGCAACATCAGTTACTTAATGCCCACCGAAGATGCTCATGGCGTTATTCCCGGGGCCAGAGTACGACCACTTAATCGCAAGAATCAACTGCCGCTGGGTATGGAGCTGCTGGGGCGCGTTATTGATGCCCGCGGCGACCCCCTTGATGATAAAGGTCCCATTTTTTCTGACGGGAAAACTTACCGCAGCAAGCCCATGAACCCATTGAATCGACGTCAGGTGAAGCAGCCGCTGGATGTTGGCGTAACGGCTATTAATGCCTGTTTAACCGTCGGGCAGGGTCAGCGAATGGGGCTGTTCGCCGGCAGTGGCGTGGGGAAAAGTGTGCTGTTGGGCATGATGACTCGCGGTACCACGGCGGACGTGATTGTGGTTGGCCTGATAGGCGAACGTGGCCGGGAAGTAAAAGAGTTTATAGAAGAAATTCTCGGTGAGGAAGGTCGTGAGAAAGCGGTTGTTATCGCGGCGCCTGCCGACCAGTCCCCTCTTATTCGTTTACGCGGTTGTGAAACGGCTTCTCAGGTTGCTGAGTACTTTCGTGACCAGGGACTGAATGTGCTGCTGTTAATGGATTCATTGACTCGTTACGCCATGGCGCAGCGAGAGATAGCACTGGCTGTTGGCGAGCCACCTGCAACCAAAGGTTATCCGCCTTCTGTTTTCGCAAAGTTGCCGGCATTGGTTGAAAGGGCTGGTAATGGCGGCGACGGTCAGGGTTCTGTTACCGCATTCTATACGGTTCTGACCGAAGGCGATGACTTGCAGGATCCAATTGCTGACTCGGCAAGAGCGATACTGGACGGGCACATTGTACTGAACCGGGAACTAGCCGACAGCGGTCATTATCCGGCAATAGATATTGAAGCGTCTATCAGCCGGGTTATGCCACAGGTTGTTTCAGAAGAGCATATGCAACAGGCGATAAAAGTCAGACAATGGTACTCAAGCTACCGCCGTAATCGTGACCTGATTTCCATTGGCGCATACACTCGCGGAAGTGATCCGGCAATTGATCAGGCTATTGCAATGCAACCGCGAGTGAGTCAGTTTTTACAGCAGAAAATGCGTGACGTAGTGAATTATGATGAAAGCTTGTTATTGCTTAATCAGTTAGTTAATCCGAACCAAAAACAGTCAGCGGGCATGTAATTTATGGCTGAGTTGGCACAGTTGGAAATGTTGCGGGAGCTGGAACAAAGGCGCGAAGATAAAGCCGCTCAGGACTTCTCTCAGGTGCAGCAACAGGTTCAGGAACAGCAGATGCGTCTGGACGGCATGTCAAAATATCGACTCGACTATTTAAACCAGCTGCAGCATCGCGGGCAAAGCGGAATTGCCTCAATGCAGGTAGGGCAGTATCACGCCTTTGTCGGAAAATTAGACGAAGGTGTTGAACAGTTGCATCACGACATTATTAAGTTGCAGCAGGTGTTACAACAACGTAAAGATCGTTGGCTGGCGCAGCGTCGCAAGCGTGAATCGATAGACTTTTTAATAAAAGAAAAGCGCAAGCGTGAGCAAATAGCCGAAGCCAGAAAAGAACAAAATAACCTGGACGATTTTAGCAGTCAGCGTTTTATTCGCGCCAGAAAATAGTTGGAACGAAATTTGCTTGGATACTGACTAGATATTGTTTGCTCAGCTATTGAAAATAGCGCAAGCGCATTGCGAAGTATTATTAAGCAAGGCGTCAATAAGCACTTAATTCAGGAATAAAACTATGCAACAGCTGCTTAATTTAACCGAATCTGCCGACAAGTTTGCACGAGTTGGTAAAGGTAACGACCTATCAGTGAAGAGCGCCGATGGCGATAGCGGTGAGTTCTCGCGGCTGATGCTACAGCAAAATAGCGGCGATAAAGAGCTGCAACAACTGGCCGCTAAAATTGAAGCTTACCAGAAAGCCGGTAACGACGGTGAAGGTGAGCTTGAAGGTAAAGACATCGAGCAGAAAAATGTCGGTGAGCCGGTAACCCGAAACTTATGGGAGCTGTTGCAGCAAATGAAGCAGGAAAGTGCTGAGGTAAGCTCTGAAGGCGAAATTGTCGTGAGTGACGAGATGGATGTTGCTGCGGGCGATGGCGAGCTAAAAATGACCGATGAGCAACTGGCGGAAATGCTGGAAGCCCTAATGGCTAAGCTGGATTCGGCTAGTAAAAGTGAGGGTGATGCCGTTATGACGGATGCCGAACGGCAGAAATTTGCCGACGAGCTTCTGGCCGGCATGACCGATAGTGATAAACAGGCATTACAGGCAAAGCTTCAACAACTTATACAGGCCGCAGAGCAGGGCGAAGGGGCTGAAAGTGCGGTTGAGGATGCCGGTAAGTTCATTGTTAATTTGCTTGAACCCCTTATACCAAAAGCCGACGCTGATAAGTTGTTAGTGGGTAATGAAAAAGCGTTAACTCAGGCTTTGAATGAGGCCGCAGAGCGTGTATTGGCTCAATTGTCTGTATCTCCGGATAAAAGCACAGGCAAGCCGCAAAGTGCTGAAGAATTAACAAATTTGCTTAAGCAACTGGAGCAGCAGGTTTCTGCGCAACAAGCGAAAGGCGAAAGCAGTGAGTTGAGTTTAGCTGAGCAGAAGAAACTGCAGCAGTTCACCGCCGAATTGCGCAAGATTTTAGCCAGCCAAAATGGCGGCGCTGATAAGCCTCAGGCTTTGACTCAGGAGCAGTCGGCTAAAGCTGAGCAGTTACTGGCTGAAGTGAGACAATTATTAAAAGGTCGTACGGGGCTGAGCGAAAAATCGGTAGAACAAGGTAAGGTTGCAGAGCCTGTTAAATCATCGGAATCCGTTATTACAGCCACGGACTCAAAAGCTGGTAAAGAAAAAACCAGTTTTGGCGATATGGGTGTGAAAAGCGATGAGGGTAAGCAAACGGCTAAAGGTGTTTCTGTGAATGCAGCTGTTGAAGCAGAAACAAAAGTAGCCGATGCGGTTCAGCAAGGACAAGTATTCCGGAATAACACCGATGCGTTGGCCGATGCCAGTGCGGCTCGGGCAATTCAGGGGCAAATGGTGTCAACCGCGCAGGGAACTGTAGCTGCGAATGAATCCAGTCAGGCGAATACGTTGCAGGCACTACAACGACCATTAGATTTGCAGCAAACTGAAGCGTCGCAAAAACTGCAGGAGCGTATCAATATTATGATGAGCAGGAATATCCAGCGTGCGGATATTCGTCTGGATCCGCCGGAACTTGGTAGTGTTCACATTCGCGTTAATATGAGCGGTGAGCAGGCGTCTGTGCAGTTTCAGGCTCAAACACAACAGGCTCGAGATGCGTTAGAGACGA belongs to Idiomarina sp. PL1-037 and includes:
- the fliF gene encoding flagellar basal-body MS-ring/collar protein FliF, producing the protein MVQDTDLPDNNSSGNDDGSEKTSIMTMLGNFDMLRQVIVVLALAICVAIAVFIMLWAQEPTYRPLGKLETQELISTLDYMDANGIEYQVDGNTVSVPEEDYESIKLQLTRAGVDYGNSTNNGSEILMSEPGFGVSQRLERERLLHSREVQLARAIEEIRKVSAARVLLAVPKENVFARREKQPKASVMLNVRGGSSLSEEEVASIVDMVASSVTGLNTENVTVTDQAGRLLNSGSQSALAAKSSREYQIEQKREQEYLEKIDSILIPVLGYDNYTAQVDVTMDFTQREETQRQFNPDMPAIRSEMTVENRSMGSAIGGIPGALTNQPPLDSDIPEEAGAGNAGGGATGSTHREATRNYELDNSVTYTRSQTGTIKRLSVSVAVNHEAITNEAGEGETQSRSVEEIANIRRLLQGGLGFDINRGDSIEVVSVPFAQLPDLGAGETPVWEEPWFWRAFRLVMGALVIIVLLLAVVRPMLKKLMNPESGVEDDADAFSDEESMGDETIDLLSSQFDESAVGFGADGSLQLPDLHKDEDLLKAVRALVANEPELSSQVVKAWLNEDG
- the fliG gene encoding flagellar motor switch protein FliG; translation: MADQDIRTEGGNVGFEVDTLEGVEKAAILLLSLSEEDAAQILKHLEPKQVQKVGMAMSSLEDFNQEKVNAVHQLFLEDIQKFTNIGFKSEEFVRKALTSALGEDKAGNLIEQIVMGGGSKGLDSLKWMDSKQVATIIRNEHPQIQTIVLSYLDPEQSAEIMAQFPDKVRLELMMRIANLEEVQPAALQELNEIMEKQFAGQAGAQAAKMGGLKAAANIMNYLDTNIEGQLMDSIREQDEEMSQSIQDLMFVFENLVEVDDRGVQALLREVEGETLQKAMKGADEAVQEKIFKNMSKRAGDMLRDDLEAMGPIRISDVEAAQKDILAAARRLADAGEIMLGGGGGDEFL
- the fliH gene encoding flagellar assembly protein FliH → MTDDKDATQLWDLPDMTSEEFKQGSEVNALNKPRRWQYEPPEADNEQEEELKPLTAEQLEEIRQAAREEGHKEGFDEGRNEGLKKGYDEGYEAGKKDGFEAGEQQGIEAGKEAMQEQQQQLDVLLQSLSHPNERITEAVQDELIDMVTELARVICLDVAANSEELIVKAVREAIAVLPVTDQRVIIHLNEEDLAILQSTFSEDELKEKGWLLNKDDLLERGGCRVTTESSTIDYTLTSRMEDVFSKLKG
- the fliI gene encoding flagellar protein export ATPase FliI, whose product is MSASEQLVKQLRKKRERIQKPSVAVSGYLTRVVGLMFEAVGCRAPVGSSVAVEADSGDIEAEVVGFEGNISYLMPTEDAHGVIPGARVRPLNRKNQLPLGMELLGRVIDARGDPLDDKGPIFSDGKTYRSKPMNPLNRRQVKQPLDVGVTAINACLTVGQGQRMGLFAGSGVGKSVLLGMMTRGTTADVIVVGLIGERGREVKEFIEEILGEEGREKAVVIAAPADQSPLIRLRGCETASQVAEYFRDQGLNVLLLMDSLTRYAMAQREIALAVGEPPATKGYPPSVFAKLPALVERAGNGGDGQGSVTAFYTVLTEGDDLQDPIADSARAILDGHIVLNRELADSGHYPAIDIEASISRVMPQVVSEEHMQQAIKVRQWYSSYRRNRDLISIGAYTRGSDPAIDQAIAMQPRVSQFLQQKMRDVVNYDESLLLLNQLVNPNQKQSAGM
- the fliJ gene encoding flagellar export protein FliJ yields the protein MAELAQLEMLRELEQRREDKAAQDFSQVQQQVQEQQMRLDGMSKYRLDYLNQLQHRGQSGIASMQVGQYHAFVGKLDEGVEQLHHDIIKLQQVLQQRKDRWLAQRRKRESIDFLIKEKRKREQIAEARKEQNNLDDFSSQRFIRARK
- a CDS encoding flagellar hook-length control protein FliK; translated protein: MQQLLNLTESADKFARVGKGNDLSVKSADGDSGEFSRLMLQQNSGDKELQQLAAKIEAYQKAGNDGEGELEGKDIEQKNVGEPVTRNLWELLQQMKQESAEVSSEGEIVVSDEMDVAAGDGELKMTDEQLAEMLEALMAKLDSASKSEGDAVMTDAERQKFADELLAGMTDSDKQALQAKLQQLIQAAEQGEGAESAVEDAGKFIVNLLEPLIPKADADKLLVGNEKALTQALNEAAERVLAQLSVSPDKSTGKPQSAEELTNLLKQLEQQVSAQQAKGESSELSLAEQKKLQQFTAELRKILASQNGGADKPQALTQEQSAKAEQLLAEVRQLLKGRTGLSEKSVEQGKVAEPVKSSESVITATDSKAGKEKTSFGDMGVKSDEGKQTAKGVSVNAAVEAETKVADAVQQGQVFRNNTDALADASAARAIQGQMVSTAQGTVAANESSQANTLQALQRPLDLQQTEASQKLQERINIMMSRNIQRADIRLDPPELGSVHIRVNMSGEQASVQFQAQTQQARDALETTMPRLREMLEQQGINLADTQVGEQSKEGGRTAGGQAGGAHDAEDWAVEGEIALEEGRVLADGQVDFYV